A portion of the Mauremys reevesii isolate NIE-2019 linkage group 18, ASM1616193v1, whole genome shotgun sequence genome contains these proteins:
- the C18H22orf15 gene encoding uncharacterized protein C22orf15 homolog has product MFITVRYGADCQEIVNVHCRVLSLTMHLKKKCQCRPEDCIDLLDESGTLMNLSEVKSPASELASKYLQERQRYILIRVIRGEGSESTYYESLLENLENHHPELAERLQKLPAHPQLKDNTRRSSMQRKFRPLKEPLLGSPAKVRSTQQSKKGSALSSRPT; this is encoded by the exons ATGTTCATTACAGTGAGATATGGAG CCGACTGCCAAGAGATTGTGAATGTGCACTGCCGGGTCCTGAGCCTCACCATGCACCTGAAGAAGAAATGCCAGTGCAGGCCAGAAG ATTGCATTGATCTTCTGGATGAATCGGGGACCCTGATGAACCTGAGCGAAGTGAAAAGTCCTGCATCTGAGCTGGCCAGTAAATACCTACAGGAGAGGCAGCGCTACATCCTCATCAGAGTCATTC GAGGAGAAGGCTCGGAATCAACCTACTACGAATCTCTACTGGAGAACCTGGAAAACCACCACCCTGAGCTGGCAG AGCGGCTGCAGAAGTTACCAGCACACCCTCAGCTGAAGGACAACACGAGGAGGAGTTCCATGCAGAGAAAGTTTCGCCCACTTAAGGAACCACTCCTGGGCTCCCCAGCCAAAGTCAGAAGCACACAGCAGAGTAAGAAAGGCTCTGCTCTCTCCAGTAGGCCCACCTAG
- the CHCHD10 gene encoding coiled-coil-helix-coiled-coil-helix domain-containing protein 10, mitochondrial isoform X2 — MPRGSRSAAARPPAVSAAPAHAHPPAHPPPSAVAAPGQPQQPGLMAQMATTAAGVAVGSAVGHVVGSALTGAFSGGSSTEPAKPASTIQEPRQPAFQQPQYGPCHYEMKQFLECATNQSDLTLCEGFNEALKQCKYNNGVSSLL, encoded by the exons ATGCCCCGGGGGAGCAGGAGCGCGGCGGCCCGCCCGCCCGCAGTCAG tgcagccccagctcatgctCACCCACCAGCTCATCCTCCACCTTCAGCTGTTGCAGCCCCCGGCCAGCCCCAGCAGCCTGGCCTGATGGCCCAGATGGCTACCACTGCTGCTGGGGTTGCTGTTGGATCTGCAGTGGGCCACGTGGTTGGCAGTGCTCTCACTGGGGCATTCAGTGGCGGTAGCAGCACTGAGCCAGCGAAACCAGCCAGTACTATCCAG GAGCCCAGGCAGCCTGCGTTCCAGCAGCCGCAGTATGGCCCTTGCCACTATGAGATGAAGCAGTTCTTGGAATGTGCTACCAATCAGAGTGACTTGACCTTGTGTGAAGGTTTCAACGAGGCACTGAAGCAGTGCAAATATAATAATG GTGTCTCCTCCCTCTTGTGA
- the CHCHD10 gene encoding coiled-coil-helix-coiled-coil-helix domain-containing protein 10, mitochondrial isoform X1, with amino-acid sequence MPRGSRSAAARPPAVSSAAPAHAHPPAHPPPSAVAAPGQPQQPGLMAQMATTAAGVAVGSAVGHVVGSALTGAFSGGSSTEPAKPASTIQEPRQPAFQQPQYGPCHYEMKQFLECATNQSDLTLCEGFNEALKQCKYNNGVSSLL; translated from the exons ATGCCCCGGGGGAGCAGGAGCGCGGCGGCCCGCCCGCCCGCAGTCAG CAgtgcagccccagctcatgctCACCCACCAGCTCATCCTCCACCTTCAGCTGTTGCAGCCCCCGGCCAGCCCCAGCAGCCTGGCCTGATGGCCCAGATGGCTACCACTGCTGCTGGGGTTGCTGTTGGATCTGCAGTGGGCCACGTGGTTGGCAGTGCTCTCACTGGGGCATTCAGTGGCGGTAGCAGCACTGAGCCAGCGAAACCAGCCAGTACTATCCAG GAGCCCAGGCAGCCTGCGTTCCAGCAGCCGCAGTATGGCCCTTGCCACTATGAGATGAAGCAGTTCTTGGAATGTGCTACCAATCAGAGTGACTTGACCTTGTGTGAAGGTTTCAACGAGGCACTGAAGCAGTGCAAATATAATAATG GTGTCTCCTCCCTCTTGTGA
- the CHCHD10 gene encoding coiled-coil-helix-coiled-coil-helix domain-containing protein 10, mitochondrial isoform X3, whose amino-acid sequence MGVSSSAAPAHAHPPAHPPPSAVAAPGQPQQPGLMAQMATTAAGVAVGSAVGHVVGSALTGAFSGGSSTEPAKPASTIQEPRQPAFQQPQYGPCHYEMKQFLECATNQSDLTLCEGFNEALKQCKYNNGVSSLL is encoded by the exons ATGGGTGTCTCAAG CAgtgcagccccagctcatgctCACCCACCAGCTCATCCTCCACCTTCAGCTGTTGCAGCCCCCGGCCAGCCCCAGCAGCCTGGCCTGATGGCCCAGATGGCTACCACTGCTGCTGGGGTTGCTGTTGGATCTGCAGTGGGCCACGTGGTTGGCAGTGCTCTCACTGGGGCATTCAGTGGCGGTAGCAGCACTGAGCCAGCGAAACCAGCCAGTACTATCCAG GAGCCCAGGCAGCCTGCGTTCCAGCAGCCGCAGTATGGCCCTTGCCACTATGAGATGAAGCAGTTCTTGGAATGTGCTACCAATCAGAGTGACTTGACCTTGTGTGAAGGTTTCAACGAGGCACTGAAGCAGTGCAAATATAATAATG GTGTCTCCTCCCTCTTGTGA